A single Ignavibacteriales bacterium DNA region contains:
- a CDS encoding metalloenzyme yields MSRILVLFIDGVGIGENDPAKNPFFSGRFNFFNEFFGETPHLQKQYLSGENIELFPLDARMGIEGIPQSGTGQTSIFCGVNAPALINQHFGPFPYSTLIPVIKEENIFIDFLKRGQKPFFMNSYPQVFFDYLNSGKSRLSVSTLSYRSAGLELNTADDVRRGYSLSAEITNRVWRERLKYEDISLITPEEAAERLLQRTAEHDFTLYEFFLTDHLGHGRIPHDFDIVSSDLDRFLIHIFKEYSREETDILLCSDHGNFEDITIKAHTRNPALGIAAGKNAGRLRDRISSLYQIKQALLEL; encoded by the coding sequence TTGAGCCGCATCCTTGTGCTCTTTATTGATGGCGTGGGGATTGGGGAGAATGATCCCGCGAAGAATCCATTCTTCTCAGGAAGATTTAATTTTTTTAATGAGTTTTTCGGAGAAACTCCTCATCTGCAGAAGCAGTATTTATCAGGGGAGAATATTGAACTTTTTCCTCTTGACGCACGTATGGGAATTGAAGGAATTCCTCAGAGCGGTACCGGTCAGACATCAATTTTCTGCGGTGTAAATGCACCTGCTCTGATAAATCAGCACTTTGGGCCGTTTCCTTATTCAACACTTATTCCGGTTATTAAAGAAGAGAATATCTTTATTGATTTTCTTAAAAGGGGACAAAAACCATTTTTTATGAACTCATATCCTCAGGTATTTTTTGATTACCTGAACTCAGGCAAAAGCAGGCTCAGTGTAAGCACCTTAAGCTACCGCTCAGCAGGGCTTGAACTGAACACCGCCGATGATGTCCGGAGGGGTTACTCGCTCTCCGCTGAGATTACCAATCGTGTATGGCGCGAGCGGCTGAAATATGAGGATATATCGTTAATTACTCCGGAAGAAGCCGCCGAAAGGCTTCTCCAAAGAACTGCTGAACATGATTTTACCCTCTACGAATTCTTCCTGACAGATCACCTCGGACACGGAAGAATTCCGCATGACTTTGATATCGTTTCATCTGATCTTGACCGCTTTCTGATCCATATATTCAAAGAATATAGCAGGGAGGAAACGGATATTCTGCTTTGTTCAGATCACGGCAATTTTGAAGATATAACCATCAAAGCTCATACCCGTAATCCGGCTCTGGGAATTGCGGCAGGAAAGAATGCCGGACGCCTGCGGGACCGGATATCTTCACTTTATCAGATAAAGCAGGCGCTGCTGGAATTGTAA
- a CDS encoding D-tyrosyl-tRNA(Tyr) deacylase: MRALLQRVSRGGVDIPEDDYSASIGKGLVVLLGVKHSDTEADALYLADKTAALRIFSDDEGKMNLSVTDIAGEILVISQFTLYGDGSKGNRPGFTDSAKPPVAIPLYEKYIRRLRDILGDEKIKTGIFGAMMSVEIINDGPVTIMLESKNP; this comes from the coding sequence ATGAGAGCACTGCTTCAGCGGGTAAGCCGGGGGGGAGTGGATATACCAGAGGACGATTATTCCGCATCCATCGGGAAAGGACTTGTGGTGCTGCTGGGTGTTAAGCACAGCGATACCGAAGCGGACGCGTTATATCTCGCTGATAAAACCGCCGCGCTCAGAATTTTTTCAGATGATGAAGGGAAAATGAACCTCTCTGTTACGGATATTGCTGGTGAAATTCTTGTAATATCACAATTCACCCTTTATGGTGATGGTTCAAAAGGAAACAGACCCGGTTTTACTGATTCAGCAAAACCTCCTGTTGCAATTCCGCTGTACGAAAAGTATATACGCCGTCTCAGAGATATTTTAGGGGATGAAAAGATTAAAACGGGAATCTTCGGGGCAATGATGAGTGTGGAGATTATTAATGACGGGCCGGTGACCATAATGCTTGAGAGCAAAAATCCTTGA